The nucleotide sequence TTGCAGATCTTCCTGGCGCACCATCAGTTCCGCGATCGCGGCAGCGGGAGCCGCCGCGTCCACCGCAAACGAGCCGAGCACGGTTTTCCAAACGTTGCCGTGGCGCTCCGCCCGGAGAAAGTTGGCCTGAGTGACAAACCCCGCGACAAAGCGCGAGCTGGGGTAGCGATAAATGTCTTCGGGGGTGCCGAACTGCTCGACCTGACCGGAGCGCATCACCGCTAAACTGTCGGAAATCGAGAGGGCTTCTTCCTGGTCGTGGGTGACAAAAATGCCCGATGCGCCAACGCCTTTGAGAATGTCGCGCACCTCTTGCCGCAGATACAGCCGCACCTGCACATCCAGATTGCTAAACGGTTCATCCAGCAAAATGAGAGAAGGGCGAGGCGCGATCGCCCGGGCTAGGGCCACTCGCTGCTGTTGGCCGCCCGAGAGTTCATGGGGAAAGCGCTTTTCAAAGCCCTGCAGACCGACGAGGGCGATCGCCCGCGTGGCTTCTTCGCGAATTTGTCCGGCTGCCAGTTTGCCCCGACGCACTTGAGTCTTCAGTCCAAAGGCAACGTTGTCGAGTACGCACAGATGGGGAAACAGCGCATAATCCTGAAAGACGACGCCTACGTCGCGACGTTCGGGGGGCACCCACACCGGCCCGTCACAAATGGGGTGTCCGGCCAAGTCGATGGTGCCGTGCTGGGGACGCTCAAACCCCGCAATCAGTCGCAGCAGCGTGGTTTTGCCACAGCCCGACGGTCCCAGCAGTCCCAACAAATCGCCTTGGTGTAGCACCAGGCTCACCTGATCCACCGCCGGAGCCGCTTGACCCGCAAATTGCTTGGTTAGGGCATCTAGTTTCAGAATGACAGGGAGATCCATAGGGCGGCGATCGCTCAGATAGCGGCTTTATTGCGAATAATACTCAACAAATCATACGATAGGTCGCCGCCTGGTCGGTCAGCAACTTACCCAGCTGGGAGGTCGTAGTCATTGATAC is from Leptolyngbya iicbica LK and encodes:
- a CDS encoding ABC transporter ATP-binding protein, with amino-acid sequence MDLPVILKLDALTKQFAGQAAPAVDQVSLVLHQGDLLGLLGPSGCGKTTLLRLIAGFERPQHGTIDLAGHPICDGPVWVPPERRDVGVVFQDYALFPHLCVLDNVAFGLKTQVRRGKLAAGQIREEATRAIALVGLQGFEKRFPHELSGGQQQRVALARAIAPRPSLILLDEPFSNLDVQVRLYLRQEVRDILKGVGASGIFVTHDQEEALSISDSLAVMRSGQVEQFGTPEDIYRYPSSRFVAGFVTQANFLRAERHGNVWKTVLGSFAVDAAAPAAAIAELMVRQEDLQLRPDPAGNLVVRDRQFLGREYRYTLTTATNDILYARTATRDRLEVGQTVTAQVDLNQPQMFAMS